In Erigeron canadensis isolate Cc75 chromosome 7, C_canadensis_v1, whole genome shotgun sequence, one DNA window encodes the following:
- the LOC122609391 gene encoding uncharacterized protein LOC122609391 translates to MSNSSSSDDFKSLNSTVTQINTLFNPEIACAIFDVCNEDEANDVESSSRVPRTRRRSCRSRGSNNDINVLNESDLFDDLLQDRAPEMQYTINGEEFTKGYYLADGIYPEWATLVKSFKSPMDLKTTKFKRCQEAARKDVERAFGVFQGRWAILKQDARPYSVNKIKRMMYACVILHNMIVQDNGNTISDLEEDYLSNPTNMPRRMWDERVATQMRVVGEIRNRRTHHRLRN, encoded by the exons ATGTCTAATTCATCATCAAGTGACGATTTCAAATCTCTAAACTCCACTGTTACGCAAATAAACACCCTATTTAATCCGGAGATCGCATGCGCCATTTTTGATGTTTGTAACGAAGATGAAGCAAACGATGTCGAGTCAAGTTCACGTGTACCTCGAACCAGAAGGAGATCATGCCGGAGCCGCG gttcgaacaacgacatcaatgTCCTTAATGAATCAGATTTGTTCGATGATCTACTCCAAGATAGGGCCCCCGAAATGCAATATACTATTAATGGCGAAGAGTTTACGAAGGGATATTATCTAGCTGACGGTATTTATCCTGAATGGGCTACACTAGTCAAGTCTTTTAAAAGCCCGATGGACCTAAAGACTACAAAGTTCAAGCGCTGCCAAGaggctgcaagaaaggatgtcgAACGAGCTTTTGGGGTGTTTCAAGGTCGTTGGGCAATCCTTAAACAAGATGCTCGCCCATATTCGGTGAACAAGATAAAACGTATGATGTATGCTTGTGTCATTCTACACAACATGATTGTTCAAGACAACGGTAACACAATTTCCGACCTTGAGGAGGATTACTTGTCCAATCCAACTAATATGCCAAGACGTATGTGGGATGAAAGGGTAGCAACGCAAATGCGAGTTGTTGGAGAGATACGTAATAGAAGGACGCATCATCGACTTCGCAATTGA